The Hippocampus zosterae strain Florida chromosome 2, ASM2543408v3, whole genome shotgun sequence genome contains the following window.
CAGATGACAGAACAATGGAAGAGCTCACTCACTCTGAAACCTTCATGGACGACTCGCTGACTGACTACTACGAGAAAGCCGCCAGCATGACCGATATCTCCACCAGCTACCTGAGGGAAAGCTCCCACACACGCGTCAACCTCCTGAAACACAACATCCCCAAGGGGCCATGTGCACTGTGCGGCATGGGCAATCAAAGAAGAGAAACTGTCTATGGCTGTGTAGAATGCTCGTTTGGTGGGCAAAAATATGTACGGCTGCATGTTGTACCCTGCTTTGACCTCTGGCACAAAACTCTTAAGTGatgaagtttgtttttgttttcgggaTGAAATATTTCTGTTGTTCCACAAATAAGAGTAACTAATTACCACCGTACTGCCCTGAACATGACCTACTCTATTGCGATAAATCTATATACAAAAATAAGCTGCTTTGGCAAATACTAAAGAAATACGAGCATTGGGACTTCTCACTGTTGGCTCTCTTCAGAACAACGAGCAAGGCTTGGTACAACATCAAACATACCGAACTGCCTgtgataatatatattttttaacaattaaTATTTCTGTTTGACAAAGTGAACACATCTAactacacacatacagtatgaactaaaaaaatgcacacacatgcaagtgtgtgtgcatttgttcaTTCCAAAATGATGTACATCCAGTTATACAAAAtgtatccattttttatttatattgcacttaattgaacggttttttgttttttcttctttcttctttctacccacattcttgctgctggaggctgtaaatgtccccagtgtgggacaaataaaggatatcttaccttatcttaaaaaaatcaaataaatgtaccAAACTTTACGAACCTCACCGGTGTTTTGGTATATGTTAAAATCTTTGGACACGTACTTATAAAACATTGGATTTTTCTTCtaaattttcattttgaccgAGTGTCGGTCCTCCTTGCCGCCAGATGGCGCGTATGTACCCCTGTGACTCAACTACAGGCGGAAGTTCCAAGTGTCAACACAATGTAAACACGTGCGAGCGGCGCAAGATGAACAAGCATGTGTGTCATCGTGAGATCTTTTAATAATATTCCCCTGTACATTTGCACAGCATTAAATTGACCATACAGGACAGTCCATTCGAGGGATATCGAGCAAAATGAAGTTTGCATATAAGGTGAGTGACGATTCTTTGCTCGGTCGGTAGAAGTTGGACCAGAGCGTTCCTCAGAAGAATCGAAATGTTAATTATactgtcttgtttgttttgatatatTAATCCGCTCACTACAAAACAATCTCACAAATCAACGCTGAAGTTCGGCTCACTAATTTACCAAATGCGTGTTAGCAAACCCATCCTCACCGTGTTGTTACGTTGCTGTTACCATTTTATTCGGCACCAGATGAAATCAAAAGTATTCGCACTTTTTCAATTGTTCAAGTAGAAGGACAGAtacttaaatgaataaatattcaaactgaaaaaaatactcCCAGTTAAATACCAGGACGGATACTTTTGTAAAAATTACGTTGATGGTACTGGTTCAGCTCCTGAGTAAAAGTGCAGACTCTGAAACTTACTTAAGTaccaacgattttttttctttttgtaacaaTTCTGTTATACACTTGTCAATACACAAAATAGCTAGTGGCgttaatttaatttttctgACGAAAAAAGAAATCCTCTTTAGGTAAGGAATAGCAAGCTTCTCCAAATCTTAAGGGTCATTGGTCACCGGTTCACATTTCATGATGACACCGCTCTCCTAACGTTTTCCCCTCTATAAGATCTTAAGATCTCAATCAACCAAGAACTTAACTGTGGTTGATCATACCATGCTTTCATACACGTTGCATTGTTGTCTTCTGCAGCGGTAtaaaaagaaacactttttttttcaagaataattAGTCCCAAGAATATACTgatgtgtgttttaaaatgttttaggtaaaagtaaaatgtagtcagaaaaagaaatacttAAGTAATGTTAAGTTACTCCCCCACTACTGACAAACAGAATAGATTGCTTGCCGTGCATTGTTGAACATTTTGACTATGTtgaaaaaatttaaaatttaaaattctctgTCATTAAGTTTTCAAATCTGCTCGGAGCTGTCTATCGTCAGGGGAATCTAAGTTTCTCTAAGGACGGCAACGCTGTAATCAGTCCAGTTGGAAATCGAATCTCCATCTTTGACCTCAAAAGGTAAGTGTTTTGTGTTGTACGCCATTTATAAAACATTGAAAAGGGAAGTAATATTTCTATTCTTCAGCAACACATCGGTGACATTACCAGTCTGCACTGCAAAGAACATTACATGCGTGGGAATCTCACCGAATGGGAACGTGGCAATCGTGGTTGATGAAGGTCAGACcacagatttttcttttgtctcataTTTTGCTGAAACATGTGATACTTAAAACACTAAAACAAATCCTGTATGTTTACACAGATGGTGCAGCATTGCTGGTCAGTCTCATCACACGCGCCATCCTTCATCATTTCCACTTTCATAAACCTGTCAATAGCATCCGCTTCTCACCTGATGGCAGGTAACTGTCTGATAAAGTGCGCAGTTACATTGACCAATTTAATGTGTAAGAACCAACctgagctttatttttttggtttacaGAAAATTTGTCGTCACGAAGGAGAATGTTGCATTGATGTACCATGCTCCTGGCAAGCAGCGGGAATTCAATGCCTTTGTGTTAGACAAAAGTTACCACGGTCCCTATGATGAAACAACCTGCATCGACTGGACTGATGACTCCAAGTAAGTTAGTGCAACAAGACCGTTGACGTTAGTGAGCAGAGAGCTTGAGAACTCACTGGACCCAATTTGGCTGTTTTAAAAACAGTGGTGCCTTCAGATCCAAGTTTAATTTGGTTCTTAACAATGCTTGTGACGCAAGACATTTTTATCTCAAATAATctttccccactgaaatgaatggaaatgcccccGAAATATGTAATACATTTTCTAACTTGAAAAACGATGCTCAATAACAAAATATGGCCCGAGGGCCATTTACGACCTATCGTCCATATTTTAGAGGCCCGCGgcatatatttaaaataacagtGTTAGAATATTATTATTCTTTCAATCATACAATTAGTACCtcattaaataaaatcaaagctCCTTCTTATTCGGGTGTGCGCGCCTTGGCCACGTGGGGGCTTCTCAATGCGGCAGTTTTTTCTTTGCAGTGTTTGAAGAATGTACGCCTGTGATTATTGTTACAGatcatataagataagaaaggatatcttatcttatcttatcttatatgatcTGTCTGCATGCGTTGCATCACTATTGCGGTTCAGATGTCCATTGCTTAAAACTGTGATTCTCAACCAGTGTGTCACAGATACATGTGTCCTGAGAGTAACGCCGTGGGAAATTACCCAGTGGCAATTATTATGaccaaaaattattattatttttttttaaaaaaggtcagTGTATCTAtgaatcacattttttcaacagacaaaacaatcaaatgctcATCCGCTAGTTGACAGAAGATACATAATTAAGCTGTATCCAAATTTTGTGCATTGTTTTGCTAAGTTTTCTTCTTGTGTGAAATATGTGCATTGGGGGGCAATAAAATTTAGGAAACACTGGCTTAAAGGCTAACAGCATTGCCACACACTGTAGATGTTAATTGTTGGCCTATAGGGTTTCCGATTGTATGTTACCAGTCAGGTAGCAGAGGCTACGTAGTTTCTTCTGGTACACAAAGTTTAATTATTCTTAACCTTCAGATGAGAGTAGCAATCAGCAGATTGAAGCCTTTTTTAAGCAATATTTACTTTTTATATCTGTCAAACTGCCACTTATTGTGAAGTAGAGTCACCTGCTGACTGTCTCCACCACttttacatgtgttgctgcagcaCACCCAATCTGTTCAAGTCAGTGAGCATGCAATGTAGCGCCTGCTCTTTTGCTTCTTACTAAATAAGGCCCACTCCGATTTGTATTTTTCGTCAGGTGTTTTGTAGTGGGCAGCAAGGACATGTCCACGTGGGTGTTTGGTGCAGAGCGTTGGATGAATCTGACCTACTACACGCTGGGTGGACACAAGGACATCATCGTGGGATGTTTCTTCGAGAAAGACAGTCTGGATGTGagtcttttatttcattgttttccCCACAATAAATCGAAAGCTAATGATAATATCCCACAATAATGTGTGCGTGGGTCTGCAGCTGTACACAGTGAGCCAGGACGGGGTTCTGTGCCTCTGGGAGAGTGACACAGAGCTGGACTCCCTCGTTTTGAAGAATAAACCAGACAAACCCAAGATGCAGAgaaaggatgaggaggaggaggaggaggatgaagagagaGTGGAGGAAGCCCAAGAGGGAGAGGTCATCAGAGGGAAAGCTCAAAAGTCCAAAAGTGATAAGAAAACTAAGAAAGTCCAATACAAGCAGATTAGCAAGTCAGTTAACTTCCACATATGTTCACATTTGTCGACCTCTCACATCGTCTGAGTCCCGCCACAGGATGGTGGGATGCGATGCCCTTTCTGAAATGTTCGCCCTCTACTCTTGTAGGCACTTCTTCAACAAGGAGCGCGACTTTACAAACCTGACAGCGGCTGCCTATCACAAGCCCACACACATCCTGGTCACAGGTTTTTCCTCTGGAATCTTCCACCTGCATGAACTTCCGGAGGTTAACCTCATCCACTCACTCAGGTTAGAGACAGTTGATGTTCAGTGAAAGCCTGCGAGGGGACGTTTTAATCCACAATGATCGTGTTTCGCCTTTTAGTATATCAGACCAGAAAATTGCTTCCGTGGCCCTAAACTGCTCTGGCGACTGGATTGCCTTTGGCTGCTCGGGTGAGAGAGGATTCATTTTATGGTGGTGTGTGACTTTTGGCTGTTGTTAAATGCAGTTGTTGTTCCAGGGATGGGTCAGCTTCTTGTGTGGGAGTGGCAGAGCGAATCGTACGTCTTCAAACAGCAGGGACACTTTAACAACTTGGCGTCGCTGGCTTACTCGCCAGACGGGCAGTACATCGCCACAGGAGGAGATGATGGCAAAGTGAGTACAAAAGCAAATACTGTAAGGTGGAAAGTTGACTTAAAAGTTTAATGTCTTCCATCACCAAGCTAATATGTCACTGTCCAAGTATATTGAATCAATTTTTCCCTCTGAAATGCCATGAATCATTCCACACAACCAAAAATTACCCCACCttttttgttatgtttgtaATGAAGACATCTAGAATAATATATTAAAATGAGTATACAAACACATGTTAAAACTTAATAAAACGTGTCGTTTAGATAAGGGATGATGGATGGTTTTATAACATGTAATTACCGTAAGCaaaaatgtatatacacacacgcacacacagatataCTATAATATTCAGGGGCGTGGCCTTGTACGTGGTCATCACACACTTAGTTCGGTGTGAATGTCTGGTCAATGCTCTTtgagagtgttttcattttgtgtttgaatgTTTGACTGTTTATCCCAACGACTCAGAGTGCATTTTTGTACCACAGttgcttcattttgttgttgttttttaatttcactGAGCAACGGCCCATCTGAATCCCACtcacaacaatttttttaacgTGCAACACAAAGTACAAATGTCAACACATTCTTCACAAGATTTTACGGTACAATTGTTTCATTTGTACAGCAACAAGCTTTCATGGTGTTGAATGTTCTCCATTTTTCTAGGTCAAAATCTGGAACACCAACAGCTGCCTTTGCTTCGTCACCTTCACAGAGCACACCAGTAGCGTAACCAATGTCGCCTTCACCTCCAGTGGCTTTGTTGTGGTGAGCGCCTCTCTGGACGGGACTGTAAGAGCGTTTGACCTTCACAGGTAGTCATGCGTCAGACATGATAGATGAGAAATTAGGTCTGAACAGTTCATAGGACTTACATTCATTCTTCTGCTTCAGGTACCGAAACTTCAGAACATTCACGTCGCCTCGCCCCGCGCAGTTCTCTACGCTTGCAGTAGATACGAGTGGGGAGCTGGTGAGCGCAGGGGCTCAGGATTCCTTTGAGATTTTCCTGTGGTCCATGCAAACTGGAAGACTGCTGGAGGTACGCTCTTACTTTAAACCTTACATACTGTAATTTTTTAGGCACACACAAAATATCCTTGAAACAATGTTGATGTCAAATTATCCCCTGTAGATCATTTAACATGTAGAATGTAAATGATTGTATTTATGGGTTAAATTTGACCTGGAACAGCCTTAACGTAGCACCTGtccaaaaataatgacatatttTCATTTGTCTGCATTTTGGCGCACTTaaggaaagataaaaaaaattctgcggTAAAAAAATGACGTATTAAATTGCTTAAATGTCAAAAGGTGTCAAATTTGAATGAGTGTAAATGCAAATGTTATCCCTACGCTTCCTGTGATTGGTCAGGTTTTAGGTGGCCACGAGGGTCCCGTTAGCTGCTTGTGTTTCAGTCCAGTTCAGTCAATCCTGGCCAGTTCCTCGTGGGATCGGACCATCCGATTGTGGGACATGAATGACAGCTGGCAAGTGAAGGAGACGCTTCACCTCACCACTGATGGTAAACAATTTGCATTCATGTTACTTAAAAGTCAGGCCTTGTTTGATTTGACTGCCCTTTCAGATTGTTTGTGGCCATTTTTGACACAGCATATTCTGAAATTTCCAAGATGCTGCaacatttttgcttcttttacTGCATAGCGTTTTTAACTAATATCAATAATTATTAGCTTAAAATAGCAGTGTGAGAAGAAGCAACCAttcttgtgtattttttttggttagaTATACATGGAATAAGCACATCAGTTGCCTTCTATATCAAATacattcagtaaaaaaaatgaattgattacaaaagtcaagtcaagataaCCTTTTCTGGTGCCCACACTTTTCTTCCGAATAAGGTTCCACTTCAACTATTTATGTGGAATTTTGATATCCTTTGACAAAttaatgatatattttttaaaaagctgaagTTGGAGACAACAAATTAAGACAAAAATGCCCACCACTGGAAAGGTTTTATTACATTTGCATTAACACCGCTAAAATGGTTACAAAATAAGCAAGGTAGACACTGATGACTAGACAGAGGGACAAGAAGGTTAAATAAAAACTCTTCATTTGTTATTTGCTTCCTTATTATTTTGTTTGGCCACTTCAGCTTTGTCAGTGACTTACCGCCCTGATGGTCAAGAGCTGGCAGTGGCCACGCTGAATGGAGAAATCTCCTTCTGGAACCCCAACACAGCGACACAGGTCAGCTCAGTGGCAGGACGTCATGACCTGGAGATGGGCCGCAAAGAGTCTGATAAAGTCACCGCGAAGCAGTTGTCCAAGGCCAAGTGAATGACTAGACCTCCTCCCTTCTTCAAGTCACGCTCCCCCAGTGAATGCTAAAATGTCACTTGTGCCGCATTTAGGTGCTTCACATCACTGTGTTACTCTGCTGACGGGGATTCCATTCTAAGTGGTGGCCAATCCAAGTTTGTCTGCATCAACAACGTCAAGGAACAGATGCTCTTGAAGAAGTTTGAGATCTCGTGCAACTTGTCCTTTGACGCCATGGAGGTCTGGCTGCACATTTAGCAGCATGGAAGATTCGCTGAGGCTGAATTGACGGAGGTGCTCGTATCCTATCTTCAGGAGTTCCTGGACCGACGTAAGATGACGGAGTTTGGCAGCCTCGCTCTGGTGGACGAGGGAGCCGGAGACAAAGACGGGGTCAGCATTAGTCTCCCTGGAGTGAAGAGGGGTAAGATGTCGGCTTTGATTACCTCGCTTACCAAGACACATTAGGGCttttcacacggcacacatttgctccggcgctgcaccgttgtattttgttgcgatatattttgcaccgcagcaaattgtgtggagcgttcacacgtacaaagccgctgagcgtgacagcatcggcacagcgtcggcgcagccccacttgtgttcacacggcagtttctgcaggggagcaaaacgacagaaaacaaacgagctgtcgtgttggttttttttaaaacctactgtatatacacaactcaagcgactactggaccggcacgtccttctccttctcggtctccgtgccttctgctcgagagtgaccgcctaagaaaacgtaaatcaacgatgacttcaatgacactcagaaaagcaaacactaatgcgccaaacagaaaatcaagagaggaaatcacaaaataaattctatgggggtcggggggttgtaaacaaacaacaaaggaacaaacaactcagagacactcaagtctcctacaaaaggaaagatgttaccagccaagtcttgtgtcgttattaaacaaacgcatgacggaagtccgacagagcacgaaagcaacgcattctcgccatacgtactcttcacaagcatttgctctggagcaaatttaacccacttGCGtttacacgtgcaaatttacattggtgctgcttcgcaaacgagcatttgctccggagcaaatttttaaaccatctccctgaggtggatcaaatttgggtccagtgtaagcctttttccggggctacgccggagctaatttgcacgtgtgaatgctctactggggcagccccggcgtagcaccggaccaaatcttgccgtgtgaacagcccgaTTGTTGACATCATCTTTGACAATGATGGTTGCATAATCTATCGTGGGTCTACCCCATCTCTCACCATTAACTAAAAGAGATAAAATGAAGCAGTTGAGAGCTCTGGTTTTATTGATGTGCACTAACATCTCCATGGACATCAGATCAAACatagcatgtttttaaaaataaaatacaatgctATTTTGTTTTACAAGAACACAAAAGAAAGATATTGGTGTTTTTTGAGGGACTGGAATGAGTTGATGccatttcacttcatttcaagGTTATTTGACCCTAGGGTTATTTGACCCTATGCTGATTTATTCAAAACCAGGTGGCGAGCTGCTAAGTGGCTCACGGTCGTAATCCCCAGAACTACCTGGAAGGAAAGAATCTACCACTATCTGGCATGATTGTTAGGCTTTGTGGTGGAACTCCTTCTTATTTGTGACAttcatgtgtatatatatacaatttgaaaattttgtCTGCACCCCCAAGGTGATATGAGCTCCAGACACTTTAAGCCTGAGATCCGAGTCAGTTCGTTGCGCTTCTCTCCAACAGGTATGTGACAGAAGacatataaatgaaatgtattaaaaaagatatattgggggggcgggggggaatctCGGCTTTGATGTGGTTTGTCTTGACTTCCCTTTTTAGGGTGCAGTTGGGCGGCCACAACCACCGAAGGCCTGCTCATCTACTCTCTCGACGGATCTTTGGTCTTTGACCCCTATGACCTTGATTTAGACGTAACACCGGCCAGCATACGCAAACAGTTGCGGCATAAGGAGTGGGCGGCTGCCATCGTTTTGGCATTCCGACTCAATGAAAAGGCTCTCAAACAGGAGGTGCTAGAGACGGTACCGCACGAGCAGAGTGAGTGAACTACTTTGAACTCTGTCTCGCCGTGCTTGCTATTGTCAAATCCACTTGTTTGCATTTGTTGGtgccttttctttttacacGCTACTGGCCACAAGATTGCACCAAACCATAGCAAACAaagtagtaattggtgtcaaggaagtgtGTTACAGTGATAAatcaaataatttataaatctaTTTATTGTTGAGAGTAATGTAatagtgtgtcatttttttgttagtaCTTTGGGATCAATATTTGTGGTATATTTACAGATGAAACTATAAATATAGGAATATAAAACAATTTCAAGTGGGCAGCTCCACAGCTGTACTGCGTGCAATGTAACGCGTTTTCTCTTCCAGTTCCAGTCGTTTGTGGGACGCTCCCTGACATTTATGTGGAGAAGTTGCTGGGCTTCGTGGCAGCATGTTTGGAGAAGTCAGGTCACTTACAGTTCTACATGACTTGGGCCCAGAGCCTGCTCATGTTGCATGGACAAAAGCTCAAGAACAGGTTTGCTCCCGCTCTCAATTCAGTTGAATGCAGAATGCAGTACAAGATCTCACAGTAGTGTTTGATGTGTAGATCAGCAGCCATACTGCCCACATTGCAAGCTTTGCAGAAGAGCATCCAGAGACACTGGGACAACCTGGCCAAACTGTAAGTCTCATCATTATGATAATCAacttaatcatcatcatcatcccccttttgttgtcatcatgtgtcaaactcaaggccccggaACCAGATCGCTCGCCACATCAATTTCTTTCtggcccgccaaagcaaatTAAATGTTTCTCATTCGTGGTTCttgctaaatatatttttttcaaatatatatttttcatttaagCAGAAACCTGTAACAAACTTTGCAATCGTCTTCAATTTTTCTACCTTAATATAAATTgaattgggggcggcccggtagtccagtggttagcaagtcggcttcacagtgcagaggtaccgggttcgattccagctccgtcctccctgtgtggagtcttcatgttctccccgggcctgcgtgcgttttctccgggtgctccggtttcctcccacattccaaaaacatgcatggcaggccgattggacgctctaaattgcccctaggtgtgagtgtgggcgtgggtggttgttcgcctctgtgtgccctgcgattggctggcaaccgatttagggtgtcccacgcctactgcccgaagacgggtgggataggctccagcaccccccgcgacccgagtgaggatcaagcggttcggaaaatggatgtataaaTTGAATTGAACAATAGAATGCATATGTAGTTGTCACTAAATTCCATTCATTACTTCGATTGGAAACTCAATACATTGTtcaaaatatttataataagtGTATAATAAGTGTCCACTGTGTATACAGAATAC
Protein-coding sequences here:
- the pwp2h gene encoding PWP2 small subunit processome component, whose product is MKFAYKFSNLLGAVYRQGNLSFSKDGNAVISPVGNRISIFDLKSNTSVTLPVCTAKNITCVGISPNGNVAIVVDEDGAALLVSLITRAILHHFHFHKPVNSIRFSPDGRKFVVTKENVALMYHAPGKQREFNAFVLDKSYHGPYDETTCIDWTDDSKCFVVGSKDMSTWVFGAERWMNLTYYTLGGHKDIIVGCFFEKDSLDLYTVSQDGVLCLWESDTELDSLVLKNKPDKPKMQRKDEEEEEEDEERVEEAQEGEVIRGKAQKSKSDKKTKKVQYKQISKHFFNKERDFTNLTAAAYHKPTHILVTGFSSGIFHLHELPEVNLIHSLSISDQKIASVALNCSGDWIAFGCSGMGQLLVWEWQSESYVFKQQGHFNNLASLAYSPDGQYIATGGDDGKVKIWNTNSCLCFVTFTEHTSSVTNVAFTSSGFVVVSASLDGTVRAFDLHRYRNFRTFTSPRPAQFSTLAVDTSGELVSAGAQDSFEIFLWSMQTGRLLEVLGGHEGPVSCLCFSPVQSILASSSWDRTIRLWDMNDSWQVKETLHLTTDALSVTYRPDGQELAVATLNGEISFWNPNTATQVSSVAGRHDLEMGRKESDKVTAKQLSKAKCFTSLCYSADGDSILSGGQSKFVCINNVKEQMLLKKFEISCNLSFDAMEEFLDRRKMTEFGSLALVDEGAGDKDGVSISLPGVKRGDMSSRHFKPEIRVSSLRFSPTGCSWAATTTEGLLIYSLDGSLVFDPYDLDLDVTPASIRKQLRHKEWAAAIVLAFRLNEKALKQEVLETVPHEQIPVVCGTLPDIYVEKLLGFVAACLEKSGHLQFYMTWAQSLLMLHGQKLKNRSAAILPTLQALQKSIQRHWDNLAKLCDFNLYNIHYAVALSKQRGMKRALGQEEENSQDDDDDDQEQSEEMNEANLEDEEMIL